The Streptomyces sp. 11x1 genomic sequence CTGTCGCCGCCGCACCCCACCAGGAGCGCCGCCGTGCCTGCCGCGCCGGTCGTGAGCACCGTGCGCCGCGTCGAACCCATCGCCATGTCGTCGCTCCGAACGTGCGGAAGAACCCAACCCAGGAGAGAGTGCCACAAAACGTGCGACTCGCATGTCTGGTGGCCCACGGCATTCGGGACAGTCGTTCCGCCGCCGGCCTTCCCCCCCCGCGGGCGTCTCGGCAGGCGGGCGCCGCGCACCGGCCGGGGGCGGCCTGACTAGGCTGGTCGTACAACGAGCCGGCCAACGAGTCGGCATGTACATCAGCGAGGAGCAGAGTCGTGGCGGTACGAGCGGTCCGGGGCGCCGTCCAGCTCGAACGGGACGAGGCGGGGCACATGGACGAGCAGGTGGGCGAACTGCTCACCGCGGTCCTGGAGCGCAACGGGCTCGGTCCGGACGACCTGATCAGCATCTGGTTCACGGCCACCCCCGACCTGCACAGCGACTTCCCGGCCGCCGCGGCGCGCAAGCTCGGCATCGTCGAGGTCCCCCTGATCTGCGCGCAGGAACTGGACATCGAGGGCGCCATGCCCCGGGTCGTACGGATCCTCGCGCACATCGAGTCCGACCGGCCGCGCTCCGAGATCGCGCACGTCTACCTGGGCGCCGCGGCCGCGCTCCGCAAGGACATCGCCCAGTGAGAACCGCACTCGTCATCGGCACCGGGCTGATCGGCACCTCCGCCGCCCTCGCCCTCGCCCAGCGCGGGGTGGTCGTCCACCTCGCCGACCACGACCCGGAGCAGGCCCGTACGGCCGCCGCGCTCGGCGCCGGCAGCGA encodes the following:
- the aroH gene encoding chorismate mutase — protein: MAVRAVRGAVQLERDEAGHMDEQVGELLTAVLERNGLGPDDLISIWFTATPDLHSDFPAAAARKLGIVEVPLICAQELDIEGAMPRVVRILAHIESDRPRSEIAHVYLGAAAALRKDIAQ